A window of the Lysinibacillus irui genome harbors these coding sequences:
- a CDS encoding DUF3225 domain-containing protein — protein sequence MLKKSFLAVLILLVLTACGNKDEKMSDEEREKVIDDGTVGFEMMGGNVEKAENVPAAEEKAILASFDEYIAALNAEEIDRYMKTISKNPKGFKYDEEKTYASEVFEQFDIKRDVENVTIAKYEPEEAQVFANMKMHSLQLETNVEHESAGRQVTVFVKEDNDWKVTSVFYIGDDSQSSTGN from the coding sequence ATGTTAAAGAAAAGTTTTCTAGCAGTTTTAATCTTATTAGTGTTAACTGCCTGTGGTAATAAAGATGAGAAAATGAGTGACGAAGAACGAGAAAAAGTAATAGATGATGGTACAGTAGGCTTTGAGATGATGGGTGGTAACGTAGAAAAAGCTGAAAACGTACCAGCAGCAGAGGAAAAAGCTATATTAGCATCTTTTGATGAGTATATTGCAGCGTTGAACGCTGAAGAAATTGATCGTTATATGAAGACCATTTCGAAAAATCCAAAAGGTTTTAAATACGATGAAGAAAAAACATATGCATCAGAAGTATTTGAGCAATTTGATATTAAGCGTGATGTAGAAAACGTAACGATTGCTAAATATGAACCAGAAGAGGCTCAAGTGTTTGCCAATATGAAAATGCACTCTCTTCAACTTGAGACAAATGTCGAGCATGAAAGTGCAGGACGTCAAGTAACCGTCTTTGTGAAAGAAGACAACGATTGGAAAGTAACAAGTGTCTTTTATATTGGTGATGACTCACAATCAAGTACAGGCAATTAA
- a CDS encoding YigZ family protein translates to MRENYLTVKGYGESEIVISKSRFLTYIERAETEEDAISFIDRIKKLHHNATHNCSAYIIGEHDHIQKANDDGEPSGTAGVPMLEVLKKQGLKDTVVVVTRYFGGIKLGGGGLIRAYGKATTEGLIAAQVVERKLHHFLNVGIDYTWLGKVENEIRGSSYTLEEIRYLEGVEIIVSVLKEEEEQFRSWITEMTNGQAAITFEDAQFVEFIVK, encoded by the coding sequence ATGAGAGAAAACTATTTAACAGTAAAAGGTTATGGTGAAAGCGAAATTGTCATTTCAAAATCCCGCTTTCTCACTTATATAGAACGTGCAGAAACGGAAGAGGATGCAATTTCTTTTATAGATCGTATAAAAAAATTGCATCATAATGCAACTCATAATTGCTCAGCCTATATTATTGGAGAGCATGATCATATTCAAAAAGCGAATGATGACGGGGAACCTAGTGGTACGGCTGGCGTCCCTATGTTAGAGGTCTTAAAAAAACAAGGCTTAAAAGATACTGTCGTCGTCGTGACTCGCTATTTTGGAGGAATTAAATTAGGTGGCGGTGGCCTTATTCGCGCTTATGGAAAAGCAACAACTGAAGGTCTTATAGCTGCCCAGGTGGTTGAACGCAAACTTCATCATTTCCTGAATGTTGGCATTGATTACACTTGGCTCGGAAAAGTAGAAAATGAAATAAGAGGTTCGTCCTATACGTTAGAGGAAATTCGCTATTTAGAGGGTGTAGAAATCATAGTTTCTGTCCTAAAAGAGGAAGAAGAACAGTTCCGAAGTTGGATAACAGAAATGACAAATGGACAAGCAGCCATCACATTCGAAGATGCTCAATTTGTAGAATTTATTGTCAAATGA
- the secA2 gene encoding accessory Sec system translocase SecA2, translated as MFSIFKSNKEQTSARQLKRYYKIVDQINNLEEKYVNKSDAELREMTFIFKDQLEQGEPITSIIPDAFAVVREASKRVLGMRHFDVQLIGGLVLTEGNIAEMPTGEGKTLVASLPSYVRALEGKGVHVITVNDYLAKRDYELVGQIHRFLGLTVGLNVPMMEADAKKEAYNADITYGVGTEFGFDYLRDNMAYSLADKVQRPYHFAIIDEVDSVLIDEAKTPLIIAGKMPSNEELHRIAAMLAKRFKKDEDYDFDEETKATSLTDKGIEKVEAAFNIDNLYDLEHQTLFHYVIQAVRAHVMFKRDVDYIVKEDKIELVDMFTGRILEGRSLSDGLHQAIEAKEGVTITDENKSQAQITIQNYFRMYPKLSGMTGTAKTQEKEIREVYGMEVVQIPTNRPRQRIDQPDIIFSTQEAKYKYVAAEVKKRHEKGQPILIGTTSILQSETVADYLKKEKLTFQLLNAKTVEQEVELISQAGQKGRITVATNMAGRGTDIMLGEEVHELGGLYVIGTEKHESRRVDNQLRGRSGRQGDVGESRFILSIEDDMFRRYAKEEVEKFSAKMVVDENGIIQNKEVQELIDRTQRIVEGSQYGMREYNLKLDDVINDQRTVLYGLRDKILAGEDLMGELKKMLRETVDFAVHDAAPEDVSSMEWDYDQMEQALNSLFITPVSIDREVGKVKQILADIQPSEQELLDHMERFAENERVMEVLPQIMLSYIDSGWVKHLEAMTHLKEGIGLRHYQQEDPMRIYQREGLELFGKNFQELRRSIIIEITGFMKTVEAQQEEQ; from the coding sequence ATGTTCTCAATTTTCAAAAGTAACAAAGAGCAAACAAGTGCTCGCCAATTAAAACGCTACTATAAAATAGTAGATCAAATTAACAATCTTGAAGAAAAATATGTCAACAAGTCAGATGCCGAATTACGAGAAATGACTTTTATTTTCAAAGATCAATTAGAGCAAGGTGAGCCTATTACATCTATCATCCCGGACGCATTTGCTGTTGTACGCGAAGCCTCAAAGCGTGTATTAGGAATGCGTCATTTTGATGTACAGCTGATCGGTGGTCTTGTATTAACAGAAGGTAATATTGCTGAAATGCCAACAGGCGAAGGTAAAACACTAGTTGCCTCCCTTCCCTCCTATGTGCGTGCATTAGAAGGTAAAGGTGTTCATGTCATCACAGTAAATGATTACCTAGCAAAGCGTGACTATGAGCTAGTCGGTCAAATCCATCGTTTTCTTGGCTTAACTGTTGGTTTAAATGTACCGATGATGGAAGCTGATGCGAAAAAAGAAGCTTATAATGCAGATATTACATACGGTGTTGGTACTGAATTTGGTTTCGATTATTTACGTGACAATATGGCCTATAGCCTAGCAGATAAAGTGCAACGTCCTTATCACTTCGCCATTATTGATGAAGTGGATAGTGTATTAATCGATGAAGCAAAAACACCGTTAATTATCGCAGGTAAAATGCCGTCCAACGAAGAATTACACCGCATTGCTGCTATGTTAGCTAAACGTTTCAAGAAAGATGAAGACTACGATTTCGATGAAGAAACGAAAGCTACTTCCCTAACAGATAAAGGTATTGAAAAGGTTGAGGCTGCCTTCAATATTGACAATCTTTATGACTTAGAACATCAAACACTTTTCCATTATGTAATCCAAGCTGTTCGTGCACACGTTATGTTCAAACGCGACGTAGATTACATTGTAAAAGAAGATAAAATTGAACTTGTCGATATGTTTACAGGCCGTATTTTAGAAGGCCGTTCACTTTCTGATGGCTTACATCAAGCGATTGAAGCCAAGGAAGGCGTAACAATTACAGATGAAAATAAATCACAAGCGCAAATTACGATTCAAAACTATTTCCGTATGTATCCGAAGCTTTCCGGGATGACGGGTACAGCGAAAACACAGGAAAAAGAAATCCGAGAAGTGTACGGCATGGAAGTTGTGCAAATCCCAACAAACCGTCCACGACAACGTATCGATCAACCTGATATTATCTTTAGCACACAGGAAGCAAAATATAAATATGTTGCTGCTGAAGTTAAAAAACGTCATGAAAAAGGCCAGCCAATTCTAATTGGTACAACATCGATTTTACAGTCTGAAACAGTGGCTGACTATCTGAAAAAAGAAAAATTAACATTCCAATTACTGAATGCAAAAACGGTAGAGCAAGAAGTTGAGCTTATTTCGCAGGCAGGACAAAAAGGTCGTATTACTGTAGCGACAAATATGGCTGGCCGTGGTACAGATATTATGCTAGGTGAAGAAGTTCATGAACTCGGTGGTTTATATGTAATTGGTACAGAAAAGCATGAAAGCCGTCGTGTGGACAATCAGCTACGAGGCCGTTCTGGTCGTCAAGGTGACGTAGGCGAAAGCCGCTTCATTCTCTCTATTGAAGATGATATGTTCCGTCGTTACGCAAAAGAAGAAGTTGAAAAATTCTCTGCAAAAATGGTCGTAGACGAAAATGGAATCATTCAAAATAAAGAGGTTCAAGAGCTTATTGACCGTACACAGCGTATTGTTGAAGGTTCACAATATGGCATGCGAGAGTATAACTTAAAATTAGATGATGTTATAAATGATCAACGTACCGTGCTTTATGGACTACGCGATAAAATTTTAGCTGGTGAAGATTTGATGGGCGAGCTAAAAAAAATGCTGCGTGAAACTGTTGATTTTGCTGTGCATGACGCTGCACCAGAAGATGTATCATCTATGGAGTGGGATTATGATCAAATGGAGCAAGCTCTTAACTCTCTGTTCATTACACCTGTTTCAATCGATCGTGAAGTAGGAAAAGTAAAGCAAATCCTAGCTGATATTCAGCCTTCTGAACAGGAACTACTCGACCATATGGAGAGGTTTGCTGAAAACGAAAGAGTCATGGAAGTATTACCTCAAATCATGCTTAGCTACATCGATAGTGGCTGGGTCAAGCATTTAGAGGCCATGACACATTTAAAAGAAGGTATTGGCTTACGTCATTATCAACAAGAGGATCCAATGCGAATTTACCAACGAGAAGGGCTTGAATTATTCGGGAAGAACTTCCAAGAATTACGCCGTTCTATCATTATAGAAATTACAGGCTTCATGAAAACAGTTGAGGCACAACAGGAGGAACAATAA
- a CDS encoding sensor histidine kinase, with the protein MFSNDTFDLKSLDDIFNRMLDTIMSSKDDIFIISEQSRRSFEDMQKELEIVRKQISIVIDEGDALEKSTQLAKQRLVLVSKAFDNYTEEQVREAYETAHDFQVKLSVMRTQEKQLRDKRDDLERRLRGLLDTIERADHIVNQVNVVLNYLTSDLKNVGLALEQAKMKQDFGIRIIAAQEEERKRLSREIHDGPAQMLANVLMRTDLIDRTYREKGIENALAEMADLKKTVRNALSEVRRIIYDLRPMALDDLGIVPTLKKYLSTVTEYNPGVEIHFQSRSTEKRIPSNYEVSIFRLVQECVTNAMKHGKCKDIWVKLEWLKDAVNVVVKDDGIGFDPQVVKDHSFGILGMKERIEILNGTITITSEINRGTTVLFKIPLEVE; encoded by the coding sequence ATGTTTTCAAATGATACCTTCGATTTAAAGTCGCTTGATGACATTTTTAATCGAATGTTAGATACAATAATGAGCTCGAAGGACGATATCTTTATTATAAGTGAACAGAGCCGAAGAAGCTTTGAAGATATGCAAAAAGAGCTAGAAATTGTTCGAAAACAAATATCAATCGTCATTGATGAAGGCGATGCTTTGGAAAAAAGTACGCAGCTTGCTAAGCAACGACTTGTATTAGTGAGTAAAGCTTTTGATAATTATACCGAAGAACAAGTTAGAGAAGCATATGAAACTGCACATGATTTTCAAGTAAAGCTCTCCGTTATGAGAACACAAGAAAAGCAGCTACGCGATAAAAGAGATGATCTAGAGAGAAGATTAAGAGGGTTACTCGATACGATTGAACGAGCTGATCATATTGTCAATCAGGTAAATGTCGTTTTGAATTACTTAACTTCTGATTTAAAAAATGTTGGTTTAGCGCTTGAACAAGCAAAAATGAAGCAAGATTTTGGCATACGAATTATTGCAGCTCAAGAAGAGGAGCGTAAGCGTTTATCGCGAGAAATTCACGATGGACCTGCTCAAATGCTTGCAAATGTACTAATGCGCACTGATTTAATAGATAGAACGTATCGTGAAAAAGGTATTGAAAATGCATTGGCTGAAATGGCCGATTTAAAGAAAACGGTGCGGAATGCTTTATCAGAGGTGCGACGTATTATTTATGATCTACGACCAATGGCACTTGATGATTTGGGAATTGTTCCGACATTAAAGAAGTATTTATCGACAGTGACTGAATACAATCCTGGTGTTGAAATTCATTTCCAATCGAGAAGTACAGAAAAACGTATACCTTCAAATTATGAAGTATCCATTTTCCGATTAGTACAAGAATGTGTAACAAATGCCATGAAGCATGGAAAGTGTAAAGACATTTGGGTAAAGCTTGAATGGTTAAAGGATGCAGTCAATGTTGTTGTAAAAGATGACGGCATAGGCTTTGACCCACAAGTAGTGAAAGATCATTCCTTTGGGATTTTAGGAATGAAAGAACGTATTGAAATTTTAAATGGTACAATTACCATTACGAGTGAAATCAATCGAGGGACAACGGTGTTATTTAAAATACCGTTAGAAGTAGAATGA
- a CDS encoding LCP family protein, with translation MKKRSVSPNKKRSSKASLIIKVTLLLVASLVICVTAYAVYLTKQVEHAADSAYEELEGRQVSKQSVEKVEPVHDNVSILFVGVDDSDNRGQGSDHSRSDALVLATLNNKTHTIKMLSIPRDSYVYIPKVGYKDKITHAHAMGGTLTTIETVEDLFDIPINYYVRMNFNAFIDVVDALGGIEAEVPYALHELDEFDKYTINLQPGLQHLDGSQALALARTRKQDSDIERGKRQQEILSAIIKKVASVGSITKYDDVIKALGDNMKTDMTFTEMKSFLSYLSKGTPRIDSLTLDGTDDMSTGIYYYQLNQDSVEEVKEIFKNHLGINEQSSSLTSGNTGTNSAASDDDSIIE, from the coding sequence ATGAAAAAAAGATCTGTAAGTCCGAACAAAAAGAGGTCTTCTAAAGCTTCATTAATTATAAAAGTTACACTACTATTAGTTGCCAGCTTGGTAATTTGTGTAACGGCTTATGCTGTTTACCTTACTAAACAGGTAGAGCATGCCGCAGACTCAGCATATGAGGAATTAGAAGGTCGACAGGTTTCTAAGCAAAGTGTAGAAAAAGTAGAACCGGTACATGATAATGTATCTATTTTATTTGTCGGGGTTGATGATAGTGATAATCGTGGACAAGGTTCGGATCATTCACGTTCCGATGCTCTTGTTTTAGCTACACTAAATAATAAAACCCATACAATTAAAATGTTAAGCATTCCTCGTGATTCTTACGTTTATATTCCTAAAGTAGGCTATAAAGATAAAATTACTCATGCGCATGCAATGGGTGGAACACTTACTACTATTGAAACAGTAGAAGACCTATTTGATATTCCTATCAATTACTATGTACGTATGAATTTCAATGCTTTTATTGATGTAGTTGATGCTTTAGGCGGTATTGAAGCAGAAGTACCTTATGCTTTACATGAATTAGATGAATTCGATAAGTATACAATTAACTTACAGCCAGGCTTACAGCATTTAGATGGTAGCCAAGCACTTGCACTCGCAAGAACACGTAAGCAAGATAGCGATATCGAGCGTGGTAAACGTCAACAAGAAATTCTTTCAGCGATTATTAAAAAAGTCGCTTCTGTTGGCTCCATTACAAAATATGATGATGTGATCAAAGCTCTTGGTGATAATATGAAAACGGACATGACATTCACTGAAATGAAATCCTTCTTATCTTATTTATCAAAAGGCACACCACGTATTGACTCTTTAACATTGGACGGTACAGATGACATGTCTACTGGTATTTATTATTACCAGTTAAATCAGGATTCTGTTGAAGAAGTAAAAGAAATTTTCAAGAACCATCTTGGCATAAATGAACAATCCTCAAGCCTAACAAGTGGCAATACAGGAACAAATAGTGCTGCTAGTGATGATGATTCAATCATTGAATAA
- a CDS encoding glycosyltransferase family 4 protein: MLYVSLIAAFVASILLTPLVKRLAFRIGAVDAPNYRKVHARIMPRLGGLAIFLAFIIGVTILYSFLVDTKHGSNEALLAIIIGACIIVVTGVIDDMREISAKAKMLGQLIAALIVVFVGGIEIDMVNLPFLGTLDFGLLSIPLTIIWIIGITNAVNLIDGLDGLAAGVSTIALITLAVMAFIMSNVFVLALAAILAVASLGFLFYNFHPAKIFMGDTGALFLGFMISVLALLGFKNVTFVSLIIPIIILGVPISDTFFAIVRRVRMKKKWSDPDKSHLHHRLLDMGFTHRQTVLIIYGIAMMFGLAAIIFSMAKVWGAILLVAVILTAIEIFVEIIGLAGKNYKPLLNFVRIFSK; encoded by the coding sequence ATGCTTTACGTGTCTTTAATAGCAGCATTTGTTGCATCCATTTTGTTAACTCCATTAGTGAAACGTTTAGCGTTTAGAATAGGTGCAGTTGACGCACCAAACTATCGAAAAGTACATGCTCGAATTATGCCAAGACTTGGCGGTTTGGCGATTTTTCTTGCCTTTATCATCGGTGTGACGATTTTATATTCGTTTTTAGTCGATACGAAACATGGTAGTAATGAAGCTTTATTAGCTATCATTATTGGTGCTTGTATCATCGTTGTTACAGGTGTTATTGATGATATGCGTGAGATTTCCGCTAAAGCAAAAATGCTTGGTCAGCTAATTGCTGCACTAATTGTTGTTTTTGTAGGCGGTATTGAAATTGATATGGTTAATCTACCGTTTTTAGGTACATTAGACTTTGGTTTACTGAGTATCCCATTAACGATTATTTGGATCATCGGTATTACCAATGCAGTTAATTTAATTGATGGCTTAGACGGTTTAGCTGCAGGTGTTTCTACGATTGCACTTATTACTTTAGCTGTCATGGCATTTATTATGAGCAATGTATTTGTATTAGCGTTAGCAGCCATTTTAGCTGTAGCTTCACTTGGTTTCTTATTTTATAATTTCCACCCAGCAAAAATCTTTATGGGTGATACAGGGGCACTGTTCCTTGGATTTATGATTTCCGTTCTAGCATTGCTTGGATTTAAAAATGTTACATTCGTTTCGTTAATCATTCCAATTATTATTCTTGGTGTACCGATTTCTGATACATTCTTTGCGATTGTTCGTCGCGTACGTATGAAGAAAAAATGGTCTGATCCAGACAAATCACATTTACACCACCGTTTATTGGATATGGGCTTCACACATCGTCAAACGGTACTAATTATTTACGGTATCGCGATGATGTTTGGATTAGCAGCGATCATTTTCTCTATGGCAAAAGTTTGGGGCGCAATTTTACTAGTAGCTGTCATCCTAACAGCCATTGAAATCTTCGTTGAGATCATAGGGCTTGCTGGTAAAAACTATAAACCATTATTAAACTTTGTACGGATCTTTAGTAAATAA
- a CDS encoding response regulator transcription factor translates to MTKIIIVDDHQLFREGVKRILDFEDTFDVVAEGDDGTDVVTLYAENEPDVVLMDINMPGKNGVEATSELISEFPDAKVIMLSIHDDETYVTHALKSGALGYMLKEMDADEIVEAIKVVANGGSYLHPKVTKNLVAEFKRLSEHENKGNFHQTEIRRPFHLLTKRECEVLQLLTDGQSNRTIGETLFISEKTVKNHVSSILQKMNVNDRTQAVVTAIKNGWVEVR, encoded by the coding sequence ATGACAAAGATTATTATTGTAGACGATCACCAGCTATTCCGCGAAGGAGTAAAACGTATTTTAGACTTTGAAGATACGTTTGATGTAGTAGCTGAAGGTGACGATGGTACAGACGTGGTTACGTTATATGCTGAAAACGAACCAGATGTTGTACTTATGGATATTAACATGCCAGGCAAAAATGGTGTAGAAGCAACATCGGAGTTAATTAGTGAATTCCCAGATGCAAAAGTGATTATGCTGTCCATTCACGATGATGAAACATATGTGACACATGCTTTAAAATCAGGTGCACTTGGTTATATGTTAAAAGAGATGGATGCAGATGAAATCGTTGAGGCGATTAAAGTCGTTGCCAATGGTGGCTCTTACTTACATCCAAAAGTAACGAAAAACCTAGTAGCAGAATTTAAACGACTATCAGAGCACGAAAATAAAGGAAACTTCCACCAAACAGAAATTCGTCGTCCATTCCATTTACTAACGAAACGTGAATGTGAAGTTTTACAGCTGTTAACAGATGGACAATCTAACCGTACAATTGGTGAGACATTATTTATCTCTGAAAAAACAGTTAAAAACCACGTATCAAGTATTCTACAAAAAATGAATGTGAATGACCGTACACAAGCTGTTGTAACAGCCATTAAAAATGGTTGGGTTGAAGTACGATAA
- a CDS encoding accessory Sec system S-layer assembly protein codes for MGLFSFFKKSDKVVQENTIDSKDLLGNVSTNKGDNRDVETKLSFHPEWDVPQEQKYIFNFLANELEPLKPNQLSLSSISIEEARGGKWLVRAFFRSSLPQAIELGEIELFIMDKNDELVASKKFDFKELGTIPAESARPWVFEFEKSSIKVDEVPEDGWKIAFNLISLRGHQLELDPSWEKQLPAAQKEELEKIVKTLPKLGETEVNFTGLQAKLADNGNLNVSIFIRNGHNKAINLEQLPLEIIDATGKQIAKGSFKMDPILTVQPNSTKPWTFIFPAELVDAKDADLSRWTARVTQ; via the coding sequence ATGGGCTTATTTTCATTCTTTAAAAAATCGGACAAAGTCGTTCAAGAAAACACAATTGACTCTAAGGACTTACTAGGAAATGTTTCAACAAATAAAGGTGATAACCGTGATGTTGAAACAAAGCTGTCCTTCCACCCAGAATGGGACGTACCTCAGGAGCAAAAATATATTTTTAACTTCCTAGCTAATGAGCTAGAACCATTGAAACCAAATCAATTATCGCTTTCTTCTATTAGTATTGAAGAAGCACGTGGTGGAAAATGGCTAGTGCGTGCATTTTTCCGTTCTTCTTTACCACAAGCGATTGAACTAGGTGAAATTGAACTTTTCATCATGGATAAAAATGATGAGCTTGTAGCTTCTAAAAAATTCGATTTTAAAGAACTTGGCACAATCCCTGCTGAAAGTGCTCGTCCTTGGGTTTTTGAATTCGAAAAATCTTCAATTAAAGTAGATGAAGTACCTGAAGATGGCTGGAAAATTGCCTTTAATCTTATTTCCCTTCGTGGTCACCAATTAGAATTAGATCCATCATGGGAAAAACAACTACCAGCAGCTCAAAAAGAAGAGCTTGAAAAAATTGTAAAAACACTACCAAAGCTAGGTGAAACAGAGGTAAACTTCACAGGCTTACAGGCTAAATTAGCTGACAATGGTAATTTAAACGTCTCTATTTTTATCCGTAATGGTCACAATAAAGCGATTAATCTAGAACAATTACCATTAGAAATTATCGATGCTACAGGCAAACAAATTGCCAAGGGTTCATTTAAAATGGATCCAATCTTAACTGTACAACCTAATTCAACAAAGCCTTGGACATTTATTTTCCCAGCCGAGCTTGTTGATGCAAAAGATGCTGACCTTTCTCGTTGGACAGCACGTGTAACACAATAA